The proteins below are encoded in one region of Campylobacter sp. CNRCH_2014_0184h:
- the hisH gene encoding imidazole glycerol phosphate synthase subunit HisH yields the protein MKLAIIDTGCANLASLAFALERLGQKSIITHDLKELSQVDKLLLPGVGTAAKAMANLKALNLENFIQTTTKPLLGICLGMQILGKFSEELHQKTLGIMPFDTQKFQEKANFTFPHMGWNQVFSSHELFKGLDGAYFYFVHSYCVGLNEYTIAECEYSTKFSASLNKDNFYGVQFHPERSGEAGEVLLKNFINM from the coding sequence ATGAAACTAGCTATTATAGATACAGGTTGTGCGAATTTAGCTTCGCTTGCTTTTGCACTCGAGCGTTTAGGACAAAAAAGTATTATCACGCATGATTTAAAAGAACTCTCGCAAGTAGATAAGCTTTTGCTTCCTGGGGTTGGCACAGCAGCTAAAGCAATGGCTAATCTAAAAGCACTTAATTTAGAAAATTTTATCCAAACTACCACAAAACCACTTTTAGGTATTTGTCTTGGTATGCAAATTCTGGGTAAATTTTCAGAAGAATTACACCAAAAAACACTTGGCATTATGCCTTTTGATACGCAAAAATTCCAAGAAAAAGCAAATTTTACTTTCCCGCATATGGGGTGGAATCAAGTCTTTAGCTCACATGAACTTTTTAAAGGCTTAGATGGAGCTTATTTTTATTTTGTGCATAGTTATTGTGTGGGCTTAAATGAATACACCATCGCAGAGTGTGAGTACTCTACCAAATTTAGTGCAAGTTTAAATAAAGACAATTTTTATGGCGTGCAGTTTCACCCTGAAAGAAGTGGCGAAGCGGGTGAAGTGTTATTAAAAAATTTCATAAATATGTAG